A window of Rhododendron vialii isolate Sample 1 chromosome 11a, ASM3025357v1 contains these coding sequences:
- the LOC131306309 gene encoding nuclear pore complex protein NUP160, which produces MGSRSLEGMEVPITGSDSVKWLQLSVPSSSPYSTAAAANGTLALPPQPYSAPATRDAASCSIVGDPPTYLFWRIHKDDPHALEIQELCGYREYPKIGLRIIFPDALYPFAFISKDETSGASGNPYLLYALTVSGVAYLFRLKSIDDYASYSVFPPNQITEYNMQSYPPHGTITAVAATAGCLVLGRNDGSVGCFQLGILEPGALGFVHELRDDAGFGRLWGLMSRRSVGAVQDLVISELHGEKLLYVLHSDGTLRVWDILSRTRIFSNTMSIPTLTGVTFVRLWVGEANTDTNLIPLAIQCKSSQEASTETIHVYGLRYSPGDKITLLLDSSVQNVPLEEGALIDVKLTSDKMWILKEDGLIMLSLSNKPDNGGGAHFYSLQEAFVADQLFQSSEHSSNDLLWLSQSIFSSVKDQIVPLVSSIFIRRLLFPGVHHSATVRATFRDYNKHMTDSEFYSLTAEGLKNEILSIVEHEAVSDSAVSMLCCWKTFSAHYFDRWCNINAPLGLLVDSSTRGTVGLIRKNSISLFRSLEDIELLIYGSFDEIRDALTSGLDFSGDNLDREILFEVLRCAINVSQQLGKAASAVFYESLLSAPSLSAEEVLPRFLKVLETGYSSSVTSLHISEMGADIAWEKEVADHKNLRKFSVEMFLSLQALSSKATTWEKVLDVMQHYLKFLVPRKIMHQFDSKLGFNINTSFTVQAMSQFAKVMFESALDILLLLQYLVNVSGQIHMLNGDISKIQLELVPMVQEIITEWHIIHFLGTTPSESPAAEDFSSQLSSLQIDNSVDKRSWNEKLGKCDFTLGCILLLDVRSSSEDQSHLSVRCLPDPASFIKSMRDFTSWIIWGRTGEENPSFFSHSTELALILLRHGQYDAVEYLLTIVDAHSRKEKISESIQSDKGEWGTLLHLLGCCFLAQAQRGLQGLLKEKKVCEAVRCFFRASSVKGAPQALQGLSYKAGLPHLGFTDCLSAAAWKLHYYQWAMQLFEQYNLSEGACQFALAALEQVDEALGSTDDNSRGDNENESATTVKGRLWANVFKFMLDLNYYYDAYCAIISNPDEESKYICLRRFIIVLYDRGSFKILCDGQIPFIGLAEKVERELAWKAARSDVSIKPSPFKLLYAFEMHRHNWQRAATYIYLYSALLRTEAALKDHQQRSLILQERLNGLSAAINALHLVHPAYAWIDPSLEGVSLQKEHYPSKKARFTVHEQAAGNDDVQAQRLQSFVDIEKLENEFVLTSAEYLLSLANVNWTFTGSEKPPPDVVDILVQAELYDMAFTVILRFWKGSGLKRELERVFVAMSLKCCPNRVGPSLVGNDLRPHGLLLTSSKDEMIIHGSIDMGPSPQQPKGSTQWETLELYLEKYKGSHPRLPLIVAETLLSANPYIELPLWLVQMFKGIRKGSAWGMTGDEVNPASLFRLYVDYGRYAEATNLLLEYIESYASMAPNDIIRRKRSSAVWFPYTAVERLWCQLEEMVNRGHMVDQCQKLKKLIQGALLSHLNLLRDDSDDVQSSATC; this is translated from the exons ATGGGAAGCAGGTCATTGGAGGGGATGGAGGTCCCAATCACCGGCAGTGACTCCGTCAAGTGGCTCCAACTCTCTGTCCCGTCCTCTTCACCGTATTCCACAGCCGCCGCCGCCAATGGCACTCTTGCTTTGCCGCCGCAGCCGTATTCTGCTCCGGCTACCAGGGATGCCGCTTCTTGCTCAATCGTTGGAGACCCTCCCACCTATCTCTTTTG GAGAATTCACAAGGACGATCCACATGCTCTGGAAATACAGGAACTCTGTGGTTATCGAGAATACCCAAAGATTGGATTGAGAATCATCTTTCCTGATGCACTCTATCCATTTGCTTTTATTAGCAAGGATGAG ACCAGTGGTGCCTCGGGGAATCCTTACTTGCTTTATGCATTAACTGTCTCAGGAGTTGCTTACCTGTTTAGACTCAAGAGCATTGATGATTATGCTTCCTACTCTGTTTTCCCACCAAATCAGATCACAGAGTACAATATGCAATCTTATCCTCCTCATGGAACAATAACAGCTGTGGCAGCAACAGCGGGATGTCTTGTACTTGGGAGAAATGATGGGTCTGTTGGTTGTTTCCAACTTGGCATACTTGAGCCTGGTGCACTTG GCTTCGTGCATGAACTGCGTGACGATGCAGGATTTGGTCGCCTGTGGGGTTTAATGTCAAG GAGGTCAGTAGGTGCTGTGCAGGATTTGGTAATATCAGAGTTGCATGGGGAAAAACTTCTTTATGTGCTTCATTCTGATGGGACCTTACGTGTTTGGGACATTTTAAGTCGTACCAGAATTTTCAGTAATACCATGAGTATTCCAACATTGACAG GAGTTACATTTGTAAGATTATGGGTTGGCGAGGCTAACACTGATACAAATCTCATTCCTTTGGCAATCCAATGTAAAAGTTCTCAG GAAGCTAGCACAGAGACCATACATGTTTATGGTCTACGTTATAGTCCAGGGGACAAGATCACATTATTGTTGGATTCATCTGTGCAAAACGTCCCGTTGGAGGAG GGTGCGCTCATTGATGTCAAACTTACTTCAGACAAAATGTGGATACTCAAAGAAGATGGATTAATAATGCTTAGTTTGTCAAATAAACCTGATAATGG GGGGGGAGCACACTTCTACTCTTTGCAGGAAGCCTTTGTTGCCGACCAGTTGTTCCAAAGTTCTGAACATTCTTCAAATGATCTACTTTGGCTTTCTCAATCAATATTTTCATCTGTGAAG GATCAAATTGTCCCGCTCGTGTCTTCTATTTTCATACGTAGGCTACTTTTTCCTGGGGTTCATCATAGTGCTACTGTCCGAGCAACTTTTCGAGATTATAACAAGCACATGACAGATTCCGAGTTTTATTCCCTAACTGCCGAAGGATTGAAAAACGAAATCCTTTCAATTGTTGAGCATGag GCTGTCTCTGATAGTGCAGTTTCAATGCTATGTTGCTGGAAAACGTTTAGCGCACACTATTTTGATCGTTGGTGCAATATCAATGCACCTTTGGGTCTTCTCGTTGATTCATCCACGAGGGGCACTGTTGGTTTGATTAGGAAAAATTCAATCTCTCTTTTCCGTTCTTTAGAGGACATAGAGCTTCTCATCTATG GTTCTTTTGATGAGATCAGAGATGCTTTGACCTCTGGGTTGGATTTTTCTGGTGATAACCTTGACCgtgaaattctttttgaggTCCTCCGATGCGCAATAAATGTCAGCCAACAGTTGGGAAAAGCTGCTTCAGCTGTATTCTATGAATCCCTTCTTAGTGCACCATCTTTATCAGCTGAAGAAGTTCTTCCTCGCTTCCTGAAGGTTTTAGAAACTGGATATAGTTCATCAGTCACGTCTCTTCATATATCTGAGATGGGAGCTGATATTGCTTGGGAGAAGGAAGTGGCAGATCACAAAAATCTGAGGAAGTTCTCTGTAGAGATGTTTTTATCACTTCAAGCTTTGTCCAGTAAAGCAACCACATGGGAAAAAGTTTTGGATGTCATGCAGCACTACTTAAAATTTCTCGTTCCTCGCAAAATCATGCACCAGTTTGATTCTAAATTAGGGTTCAATATCAACACCTCTTTTACGGTCCAGGCAATGTCTCAATTTGCAAAAGTGATGTTTGAATCTGCCTTAGACATACTTCTCTTGCTGCAATATCTGGTGAACGTGAGTGGGCAG aTTCATATGTTGAATGGTGATATTTCCAAAATCCAACTTGAGCTTGTTCCAATGGTTCAAGAAATAATCACTGAGTGGCACATCATCCATTTCTTGGGGACTACACCATCTGAATCCCCTGCGGCGGAAGATTTCAGTTCTCAACTCTCATCTTTACAAATAG ATAACAGTGTTGATAAGAGATCATGGAATGAGAAGCTAGGGAAATGTGACTTCACATTAGGTTGCATATTGTTATTAGATGTACGAAGTTCCTCTGAAGACCAGAGCCACCTTTCTGTAAGATGTCTTCCTGATCCTGCCAGCTTTATTAAGTCAATGCGGGACTTCACTAGCTGGATAATCTGGGGCAGGACTGGGGAagaaaatccttctttcttcaGCCATTCAACTGAGCTTGCTTTGATCTTACTTAGACATGGCCAGTATGATGCTGTTGAg TATCTACTTACTATTGTGGATGCACATTCACGAAAGGAAAAAATATCTGAAAGTATTCAGAGTGACAAAGGTGAATGGGGCACACTTCTCCATCTTCTTGGGTGTTGCTTTCTTGCTCAAGCACAACGTGGATTGCAGGGATTgctgaaagagaaaaaagtttgTGAAGCCGTTCGCTGTTTCTTTAG AGCTTCGTCGGTAAAAGGAGCTCCTCAGGCTTTGCAGGGTTTGTCTTACAAAGCAGGATTGCCACATCTTGGTTTCA CTGATTGTCTGTCAGCTGCAGCATGGAAACTGCATTATTATCAATGGGCGATGCAACTATTTGAGCAGTATAATTTGAGTGAAGGCGCTTGCCAATTTGCTCTTGCAGCCCTTGAGCAAGTAGATGAAGCACTTGGTTCTACAGACGACAACTCTCGGGGAGACAATGAGAATGAGTCGGCTACTACTGTAAAAGGACGGCTTTGggcaaatgtttttaagttcaTGCTGGATCTTAATTACTATTATGATGCATATTGTGCAATTATTTCTAACCCAGATGAGGAAAGCAAGTATATTTGTTTGAGACGTTTCATCATTGTTCTCTACGATCGTGGTTCCTTTAAG ATCCTTTGTGATGGACAAATACCTTTTATTGGTTTAGCCGAGAAGGTAGAGCGAGAGCTTGCATGGAAG GCGGCACGTTCAGATGTTTCAATAAAGCCGAGCCCATTTAAATTGCTTTATGCATTTGAGATGCACCGGCATAACTGGCAAAGGGCAGCAACTTATATCTATCTATATTCAGCTTTACTGAGAACTGAAGCTGCTTTGAAAGATCACCAACAGAGGTCCCTCATTCTGCAAGAGAGGCTGAATGGGCTCTCTGCTGCTATTAATGCACTGCATCTTGTTCATCCAGCATATGCTTGGATTGATCCTTCACTTGAAGGAGTCTCTCTTCAGAAAGAACATTATCCAAGTAAAAAGGCTAGATTTACAGTACATGAACAGG CAGCTGGTAATGATGATGTCCAGGCTCAAAGATTACAATCTTTTGTAGACATAGAGAAGCTCGAAAACGAGTTTGTGCTAACATCAGCGGAATATTTACTCTCATTGGCCAACGTTAACTGGACATTTACTG GGAGTGAGAAACCCCCACCCGACGTGGTTGACATACTGGTCCAAGCAGAATTATATGACATGGCTTTTACAgttattttgagattttggaaggGTTCAGGATTGAAGAG GGAACTCGAAAGAGTCTTCGTGGCAATGTCATTGAAGTGCTGTCCAAATAGAGTAGGCCCATCATTGGTTGG GAATGATCTTAGACCCCATGGTCTTCTGTTGACATCATCAAAAGACGAAATGATTATTCACGGTTCAATTGATATGGGTCCTTCACCACAACAGCCCAAAGGGAGTACCCAATGGGAAACACTTGAGCTCTATCTT GAAAAATATAAAGGATCTCATCCAAGACTACCGTTAATTGTTGCGGAAACTCTTCTTTCTGCCAATCCTTACATAGAATTACCTCTGTGGCTGGTTCAGATGTTCAAG GGTATTCGAAAGGGAAGTGCTTGGGGAATGACTGGTGATGAAGTAAACCCTGCGTCCTTGTTTCGGCTATATGTGGATTACGGTCGATATGCAGAGGCTACCAACCTTTTGCTCGAGTACATTGAATCTTATGCATCAATG GCACCAAATGACATCATCCGTCGGAAAAGGTCATCTGCCGTTTGGTTCCCATATACAGCAGTGGAGCGTTTGTGGTGCCAACTTGAAGAAATGGTTAATCGGGGACACATGGTTGATCAATGTCAGAAGCTGAAAAAATTGATTCAAGGGGCTCTACTCAGCCATCTCAATCTG CTAAGAGATGACTCAGATGACGTGCAGTCTTCTGCAACTTGCTAA
- the LOC131308277 gene encoding uncharacterized protein LOC131308277 isoform X3, with protein sequence MEMPDKAEKSGKMLNDQNQLREDSEYVRLVISNEPRLDEGVALQPQAETKYRSYIWWIKAISWCFIVILVLLIFVKWGVPFLFEKVLLPILQWEATAFGRPVLAIVLVASLALFPVFLIPSGPSMWLAGMIFGYGLGFVIIMVGTTIGMTLPYLVGLLLRDRIHHWLKRWPQEAAMIRLAGEGSWFHQFRVVAIFRISPFPYTIFNYAVVVTTMRFWPYLCGSIAGMVPESFIYIYSGRLIRTFADVKYNNHHLTTVEIIYNVISFIVAITTLVAFTIYAKRTLNDLKRAESDGEASASDHRNLEMEKLPM encoded by the exons ATGGAGATGCCAGATAAAGCTGAGAAGTCAGGAAAAATGTTGAACGATCAGAATCAATTGAGGGAAGATAGTGAGTATGTGAGATTGGTGATATCAAATGAACCAAGGTTAGACGAAGGTGTTGCCTTACAACCACAAGCTGAAACAAAATATAGGTCATACATCTGGTGGATCAAGGCCATATCTTGGTGCTTTATTGTTATTCTAGTTCTTCTCATCTTTGTGAAATGGGGAGTACCATTTCTTTTCGAAAAG GTTCTTCTTCCAATTTTGCAATGGGAAGCCACTGCCTTTGGTCGTCCAGTTCTTGCTATAGTACTCGTTGCTTCTTTGGCACTTTTCCCTGTGTTCTTAATTCCTTCTGGTCCTTCCATGTGGCTTGCTGGAATGATTTTTGGATATGGTCTTGGATTCGTCATAATTATGGTCGGAACAACTATTGGCATGACCCTACCATATTTGGTTGGATTACTCTTGCGTGACCGAATTCAT CACTGGTTGAAGAGATGGCCTCAGGAAGCTGCCATGATTAGGCTTGCTGGAGAAGGGAGCTGGTTCCATCAATTTCGAGTGGTTGCAATCTTTAGGATTTCACCATTTCCGTACACAATTTTCAACTATGCAGTGGTGGTAACAACGATGAGATTTTGGCCCTATTTATGTGGATCAATTGCTGGAATGGTTCCGGAATCCTTTATTTACATCTATAG TGGTCGGTTAATAAGGACGTTTGCAGATGTGAAGTATAACAACCATCACCTGACTACAGTGGAGATTATATACAATGTTATCTCCTTCATTGTTGCAATTACAACTCTAGTTGCTTTTACAATCTATGCAAAGAGAACTCTAAATGATCTTAAGAGGGCAGAATCCGATGGTGAAGCCTCTGCATCTGACCACAGGAATCTTGAGATGGAGAAGCTTCCAATGTGA
- the LOC131307670 gene encoding MLO-like protein 13 isoform X1 → MVEESRSLEYTPTWVVAVVCFVIVLISLVAERGLHRLGKLLEHKDQDALFRALEKLKEELMLLGFISLLLNVSQGLIKHICIPSHLANYMLPCKWETSASEMHHEHHFQPTMTNGRRLLTTDTGLEDCKLKGKVPLLSIEGLHQLHIFIFVLALVHVIFCATTMVLGGARIRQWKHWEDSIRNEITKAHSVHTHHIHLFKQRATTGHWRKSVVGSWMMSFFKQFYGSITKADYIALRSGFIRAHCPTSPNFNFHKYMVRTLEVDFKRIVAISWYLWLFVFIFLLLNIQGWNTFFWLSFLPLILLLLVGAKLENIITRLAQEAVETKTDGQEAPPVKPSDELFWFGKPRLVIYLIHFILFQNSFEIAFFIWIWSTYGFHSCIMEKLGFIIPRLFMGVLVQVLCSYSTLPLYALVTQMGSMFKQGIFEKDVQEGLDKWVGDRWKRGTQHHSPQIKRMAKESFEDDRIVEETPAVDEGNTTSIIELSPRT, encoded by the exons ATGGTGGAAGAATCTCGGTCCTTGGAGTATACTCCGACGTGGGTAGTGGCAGTTGTTTGCTTTGTTATCGTCCTCATCTCTCTGGTTGCTGAGCGCGGCCTTCACCGGCTTGGAAAG TTGTTGGAGCATAAGGACCAAGATGCCTTATTTCGGGCCTTGGAAAAACTGAAAGAAG AATTGATGCTTTTGGGATTTATCTCCCTCCTTTTAAATGTGTCCCAAGGTCTAATAAAACACATATGCATCCCTAGTCATCTTGCAAACTACATGCTTCCATGCAAATGGGAAACTAGTGCCTCTGAGATGCACCACGAACATCATTTTCAGCCAACTATGACAAATGGACGTCGGCTTTTGACCACAGATACTGGACTGGAAGATTGTAAGCTTAAG GGAAAGGTACCCCTGCTATCAATAGAAGGATTACACCAGCTGCACATTTTCATCTTTGTATTGGCACTTGTACATGTGATCTTTTGCGCTACTACCATGGTTCTTGGAGGGGCAAGG ATAAGACAGTGGAAGCACTGGGAGGATTCCATCAGGAATGAGATAACCAAAGCACATAGTG TTCATACTCATCACATTCACCTTTTCAAGCAACGCGCAACCACAGGCCATTGGAGGAAGTCAGTTGTTGGAAGTTGGATG ATGTCATTTTTCAAACAGTTTTATGGCTCAATCACAAAGGCAGACTACATCGCTCTACGATCAGGATTTATACGG GCTCATTGTCCGACATCgcctaattttaattttcacaAGTACATGGTGCGGACGCTAGAAGTTGATTTCAAAAGAATAGTTGCGATAAG CTGGTACTTGTGGCTCTTTGTTTTCATCTTTTTGCTTCTCAACATTCAAG GATGGAACACATTTTTTTGGTTATCTTTTCTACCGTTAATA CTTCTGCTCCTCGTGGGTGCTAAGTTAGAAAACATAATAACCCGCTTAGCCCAAGAAGCTGTAGAGACAAAGACAGATGGCCAAGAAGCACCACCAGTGAAGCCTTCTGATGAACTTTTCTGGTTTGGGAAACCGCGACTAGTTATTTATTTGATTCACTTCATTTTGTTTCAGAATTCATTCGAAATAGCGTTCTTTATTTGGATTTGG AGCACATATGGATTCCATTCATGCATAATGGAGAAGTTGGGCTTCATTATCCCAAGACTTTTCATGGG GGTGCTTGTTCAAGTGCTATGCAGTTACAGCACCTTACCTTTGTATGCACTTGTCACGCAG ATGGGAAGCATGTTCAAACAAGGAATATTTGAGAAGGATGTGCAAGAAGGTCTTGATAAATGGGTTGGAGACCGATGGAAAAGAGGGACGCAGCACCACTCACCTCAGATTAAAAGAATGGCCAAAGAATCATTTGAAGATGACCGTATTGTAGAAGAAACACCAGCTGTTGATGAAGGAAACACGACATCGATTATTGAGCTTTCTCCTCGTACATAA
- the LOC131308277 gene encoding uncharacterized protein LOC131308277 isoform X1 has translation MFHRLTTKRREREREREKKTPPLHPQFWTLQYQRRFVGDRFRSRERKYTDIYIHLHIYIDRERRRRRRRRLRGSIGPATFSPEISPPALIIFGVSMEMPDKAEKSGKMLNDQNQLREDSEYVRLVISNEPRLDEGVALQPQAETKYRSYIWWIKAISWCFIVILVLLIFVKWGVPFLFEKVLLPILQWEATAFGRPVLAIVLVASLALFPVFLIPSGPSMWLAGMIFGYGLGFVIIMVGTTIGMTLPYLVGLLLRDRIHHWLKRWPQEAAMIRLAGEGSWFHQFRVVAIFRISPFPYTIFNYAVVVTTMRFWPYLCGSIAGMVPESFIYIYSGRLIRTFADVKYNNHHLTTVEIIYNVISFIVAITTLVAFTIYAKRTLNDLKRAESDGEASASDHRNLEMEKLPM, from the exons ATGTTTCACCGTTTAACcacaaaaaggagagagagagagagagagagagagaagaaaactcCTCCTCTGCACCCGCAATTCTGGACTTTACAGTACCAGCGACGATTCGTCGGCGATAGGTTTcggtctagagagagaaagtacaCAGACATATACATAcacctacatatatatatagatagagagaggaggaggaggaggaggagaaggttGAGGGGATCGATCGGGCCAGCTACGTTCTCGCCGGAAATATCTCCTCCGGCATTAATT ATTTTTGGTGTCTCAATGGAGATGCCAGATAAAGCTGAGAAGTCAGGAAAAATGTTGAACGATCAGAATCAATTGAGGGAAGATAGTGAGTATGTGAGATTGGTGATATCAAATGAACCAAGGTTAGACGAAGGTGTTGCCTTACAACCACAAGCTGAAACAAAATATAGGTCATACATCTGGTGGATCAAGGCCATATCTTGGTGCTTTATTGTTATTCTAGTTCTTCTCATCTTTGTGAAATGGGGAGTACCATTTCTTTTCGAAAAG GTTCTTCTTCCAATTTTGCAATGGGAAGCCACTGCCTTTGGTCGTCCAGTTCTTGCTATAGTACTCGTTGCTTCTTTGGCACTTTTCCCTGTGTTCTTAATTCCTTCTGGTCCTTCCATGTGGCTTGCTGGAATGATTTTTGGATATGGTCTTGGATTCGTCATAATTATGGTCGGAACAACTATTGGCATGACCCTACCATATTTGGTTGGATTACTCTTGCGTGACCGAATTCAT CACTGGTTGAAGAGATGGCCTCAGGAAGCTGCCATGATTAGGCTTGCTGGAGAAGGGAGCTGGTTCCATCAATTTCGAGTGGTTGCAATCTTTAGGATTTCACCATTTCCGTACACAATTTTCAACTATGCAGTGGTGGTAACAACGATGAGATTTTGGCCCTATTTATGTGGATCAATTGCTGGAATGGTTCCGGAATCCTTTATTTACATCTATAG TGGTCGGTTAATAAGGACGTTTGCAGATGTGAAGTATAACAACCATCACCTGACTACAGTGGAGATTATATACAATGTTATCTCCTTCATTGTTGCAATTACAACTCTAGTTGCTTTTACAATCTATGCAAAGAGAACTCTAAATGATCTTAAGAGGGCAGAATCCGATGGTGAAGCCTCTGCATCTGACCACAGGAATCTTGAGATGGAGAAGCTTCCAATGTGA
- the LOC131308277 gene encoding uncharacterized protein LOC131308277 isoform X2, translated as MFHRLTTKRREREREREKKTPPLHPQFWTLQYQRRFVGDRFRSRERKYTDIYIHLHIYIDRERRRRRRRRLRGSIGPATFSPEISPPALIIFGVSMEMPDKAEKSGKMLNDQNQLREDSEYVRLVISNEPRLDEGVALQPQAETKYRSYIWWIKAISWCFIVILVLLIFVKWGVPFLFEKVLLPILQWEATAFGRPVLAIVLVASLALFPVFLIPSGPSMWLAGMIFGYGLGFVIIMVGTTIGMTLPYLVGLLLRDRIHHWLKRWPQEAAMIRLAGEGSWFHQFRVVAIFRISPFPYTIFNYAVVVTTMRFWPYLCGSIAGMVPESFIYIYRYFERESGHKCCSLLSSSLSICCK; from the exons ATGTTTCACCGTTTAACcacaaaaaggagagagagagagagagagagagagaagaaaactcCTCCTCTGCACCCGCAATTCTGGACTTTACAGTACCAGCGACGATTCGTCGGCGATAGGTTTcggtctagagagagaaagtacaCAGACATATACATAcacctacatatatatatagatagagagaggaggaggaggaggaggagaaggttGAGGGGATCGATCGGGCCAGCTACGTTCTCGCCGGAAATATCTCCTCCGGCATTAATT ATTTTTGGTGTCTCAATGGAGATGCCAGATAAAGCTGAGAAGTCAGGAAAAATGTTGAACGATCAGAATCAATTGAGGGAAGATAGTGAGTATGTGAGATTGGTGATATCAAATGAACCAAGGTTAGACGAAGGTGTTGCCTTACAACCACAAGCTGAAACAAAATATAGGTCATACATCTGGTGGATCAAGGCCATATCTTGGTGCTTTATTGTTATTCTAGTTCTTCTCATCTTTGTGAAATGGGGAGTACCATTTCTTTTCGAAAAG GTTCTTCTTCCAATTTTGCAATGGGAAGCCACTGCCTTTGGTCGTCCAGTTCTTGCTATAGTACTCGTTGCTTCTTTGGCACTTTTCCCTGTGTTCTTAATTCCTTCTGGTCCTTCCATGTGGCTTGCTGGAATGATTTTTGGATATGGTCTTGGATTCGTCATAATTATGGTCGGAACAACTATTGGCATGACCCTACCATATTTGGTTGGATTACTCTTGCGTGACCGAATTCAT CACTGGTTGAAGAGATGGCCTCAGGAAGCTGCCATGATTAGGCTTGCTGGAGAAGGGAGCTGGTTCCATCAATTTCGAGTGGTTGCAATCTTTAGGATTTCACCATTTCCGTACACAATTTTCAACTATGCAGTGGTGGTAACAACGATGAGATTTTGGCCCTATTTATGTGGATCAATTGCTGGAATGGTTCCGGAATCCTTTATTTACATCTATAG GTATTTTGAGAGAGAGTCAGGACACAAATGTTGCAGTTTGCTTTCATCAAGTCTCTCCATCTGCTGCAAGTGA
- the LOC131307670 gene encoding MLO-like protein 13 isoform X2 — translation MVEESRSLEYTPTWVVAVVCFVIVLISLVAERGLHRLGKLLEHKDQDALFRALEKLKEELMLLGFISLLLNVSQGLIKHICIPSHLANYMLPCKWETSASEMHHEHHFQPTMTNGRRLLTTDTGLEDCKLKGKVPLLSIEGLHQLHIFIFVLALVHVIFCATTMVLGGARIRQWKHWEDSIRNEITKAHIHTHHIHLFKQRATTGHWRKSVVGSWMMSFFKQFYGSITKADYIALRSGFIRAHCPTSPNFNFHKYMVRTLEVDFKRIVAISWYLWLFVFIFLLLNIQGWNTFFWLSFLPLILLLLVGAKLENIITRLAQEAVETKTDGQEAPPVKPSDELFWFGKPRLVIYLIHFILFQNSFEIAFFIWIWSTYGFHSCIMEKLGFIIPRLFMGVLVQVLCSYSTLPLYALVTQMGSMFKQGIFEKDVQEGLDKWVGDRWKRGTQHHSPQIKRMAKESFEDDRIVEETPAVDEGNTTSIIELSPRT, via the exons ATGGTGGAAGAATCTCGGTCCTTGGAGTATACTCCGACGTGGGTAGTGGCAGTTGTTTGCTTTGTTATCGTCCTCATCTCTCTGGTTGCTGAGCGCGGCCTTCACCGGCTTGGAAAG TTGTTGGAGCATAAGGACCAAGATGCCTTATTTCGGGCCTTGGAAAAACTGAAAGAAG AATTGATGCTTTTGGGATTTATCTCCCTCCTTTTAAATGTGTCCCAAGGTCTAATAAAACACATATGCATCCCTAGTCATCTTGCAAACTACATGCTTCCATGCAAATGGGAAACTAGTGCCTCTGAGATGCACCACGAACATCATTTTCAGCCAACTATGACAAATGGACGTCGGCTTTTGACCACAGATACTGGACTGGAAGATTGTAAGCTTAAG GGAAAGGTACCCCTGCTATCAATAGAAGGATTACACCAGCTGCACATTTTCATCTTTGTATTGGCACTTGTACATGTGATCTTTTGCGCTACTACCATGGTTCTTGGAGGGGCAAGG ATAAGACAGTGGAAGCACTGGGAGGATTCCATCAGGAATGAGATAACCAAAGCACATA TTCATACTCATCACATTCACCTTTTCAAGCAACGCGCAACCACAGGCCATTGGAGGAAGTCAGTTGTTGGAAGTTGGATG ATGTCATTTTTCAAACAGTTTTATGGCTCAATCACAAAGGCAGACTACATCGCTCTACGATCAGGATTTATACGG GCTCATTGTCCGACATCgcctaattttaattttcacaAGTACATGGTGCGGACGCTAGAAGTTGATTTCAAAAGAATAGTTGCGATAAG CTGGTACTTGTGGCTCTTTGTTTTCATCTTTTTGCTTCTCAACATTCAAG GATGGAACACATTTTTTTGGTTATCTTTTCTACCGTTAATA CTTCTGCTCCTCGTGGGTGCTAAGTTAGAAAACATAATAACCCGCTTAGCCCAAGAAGCTGTAGAGACAAAGACAGATGGCCAAGAAGCACCACCAGTGAAGCCTTCTGATGAACTTTTCTGGTTTGGGAAACCGCGACTAGTTATTTATTTGATTCACTTCATTTTGTTTCAGAATTCATTCGAAATAGCGTTCTTTATTTGGATTTGG AGCACATATGGATTCCATTCATGCATAATGGAGAAGTTGGGCTTCATTATCCCAAGACTTTTCATGGG GGTGCTTGTTCAAGTGCTATGCAGTTACAGCACCTTACCTTTGTATGCACTTGTCACGCAG ATGGGAAGCATGTTCAAACAAGGAATATTTGAGAAGGATGTGCAAGAAGGTCTTGATAAATGGGTTGGAGACCGATGGAAAAGAGGGACGCAGCACCACTCACCTCAGATTAAAAGAATGGCCAAAGAATCATTTGAAGATGACCGTATTGTAGAAGAAACACCAGCTGTTGATGAAGGAAACACGACATCGATTATTGAGCTTTCTCCTCGTACATAA